In Pseudomonas sp. MM213, a genomic segment contains:
- a CDS encoding dihydroorotase produces MKLSILGARVIDPVSGLDQVTDIHIEACKIVALGAAPAGFVAVDTIDAQGLVAAPGLVDLNVALREPGYSRKGSIVSETRAAAAGGVTSLCCPPKTKPVLDTSAVAELILDRAREAGNTKVFPIGALSKGLDGEQLAELVALRDAGCVAFGNGLESFRNTRTLCRALEYAATFDLTVIFNSQDHDLAEGGLAHEGPTASFLGLPGIPETAETVALARDLLLVEQSGVRAHFSQLTSARGVALIAQAQARGLPVTADVALYQLILTDEALIDFSSLYHVQPPLRTRADRDGLREAVKSGVVSAISSHHQPHERDAKLAPFGATEPGISSVELLLPLAMTLVEDGLLDLPTLLARLSAGPAQALRLPAGKLAVGGAADIVLFDPAASTVAGETWLSKGENCPFIGHSLPGVVRYTLVDGRISHQA; encoded by the coding sequence GTGAAGCTCAGCATTCTCGGCGCCCGCGTGATCGATCCAGTCAGCGGGCTGGATCAAGTGACTGATATCCACATCGAAGCCTGCAAGATCGTCGCCCTTGGCGCCGCACCCGCCGGTTTTGTTGCCGTCGATACCATCGACGCCCAAGGCCTGGTGGCCGCACCGGGGCTGGTTGACCTGAACGTCGCCCTGCGCGAGCCAGGCTACAGCCGCAAAGGTTCGATCGTCAGCGAAACCCGCGCCGCCGCTGCCGGTGGCGTGACCAGCCTGTGCTGCCCGCCGAAGACCAAACCGGTGCTGGACACCTCGGCCGTGGCCGAACTGATCCTCGACCGCGCCCGCGAGGCCGGCAACACCAAGGTGTTCCCGATTGGCGCCCTGAGCAAAGGCCTGGACGGCGAGCAACTGGCCGAGCTCGTGGCTTTGCGCGATGCCGGTTGCGTGGCCTTCGGCAACGGTCTGGAAAGCTTCCGCAACACCCGCACCCTGTGCCGGGCGCTGGAGTACGCGGCGACTTTTGACCTGACGGTGATTTTCAACTCGCAGGACCATGATCTGGCCGAAGGTGGCTTGGCGCATGAAGGTCCGACCGCCAGTTTCCTCGGCTTGCCGGGTATTCCGGAAACCGCGGAAACCGTAGCGCTGGCCCGTGATCTGTTGCTGGTCGAGCAAAGTGGCGTGCGCGCGCACTTCAGCCAGCTGACCAGCGCTCGCGGCGTGGCCCTGATTGCTCAGGCCCAGGCGCGCGGATTGCCGGTGACGGCGGATGTCGCCCTGTACCAGCTGATCCTGACCGATGAAGCGCTGATCGACTTCAGCAGCCTCTATCACGTCCAGCCGCCGCTGCGCACCCGCGCCGATCGCGATGGCTTGCGTGAGGCGGTGAAGTCCGGGGTGGTTTCGGCGATCTCCAGTCATCACCAGCCCCATGAACGGGACGCCAAACTGGCGCCGTTCGGTGCGACGGAACCAGGGATCAGCAGCGTTGAACTGTTGCTGCCGCTGGCGATGACGCTGGTGGAAGACGGTTTGCTCGATCTGCCGACGTTGCTGGCACGCCTGAGTGCCGGGCCTGCGCAAGCCTTGCGCTTGCCGGCGGGGAAACTGGCGGTAGGTGGTGCGGCGGATATCGTGCTGTTCGATCCGGCGGCTTCGACCGTGGCCGGTGAAACCTGGCTGTCCAAGGGTGAGAACTGCCCGTTCATTGGGCATAGTTTGCCGGGCGTGGTGCGTTACACGCTGGTGGATGGGCGGATTAGCCACCAGGCGTAA
- a CDS encoding NINE protein codes for MNTYRHPVPHQDTHSKVIGYLLWIFGFTGAHRFYYGKPVTGTIWFFTLGLLGIGWLIDVFLIPAMDREADLRFTAGPIEYNVAWILLTFLGVFGVHRMYQGKWISGLLYLVTGGLFFLGVLYDFWTLNDQVSVRNAQNRGTFQ; via the coding sequence ATGAACACCTATCGACACCCCGTTCCACATCAAGATACCCACAGCAAAGTGATCGGTTACCTGCTGTGGATTTTCGGTTTTACCGGCGCTCACCGCTTTTATTACGGTAAGCCGGTGACCGGGACGATCTGGTTTTTCACCCTGGGTTTACTGGGTATCGGCTGGCTGATCGACGTGTTCCTGATCCCGGCCATGGACCGTGAAGCGGACCTGCGTTTCACCGCCGGGCCTATCGAATACAACGTTGCGTGGATTCTGCTGACATTTCTGGGAGTGTTCGGCGTGCACCGGATGTATCAGGGGAAGTGGATCAGCGGATTGCTGTACCTGGTGACGGGCGGGTTGTTCTTTCTGGGGGTTTTGTATGACTTCTGGACGCTGAATGACCAGGTTTCCGTGCGTAACGCGCAGAATCGCGGCACTTTCCAGTAA
- a CDS encoding C40 family peptidase codes for MRPFFKTWLTICLLMPLAAHATNREQRLPNVNGYTPKSHVSAPSSKNKQTAKQPTSLSKANSKLVPPMATKESSNVLSRAVNVLGTPYRWGGSSPSKGFDCSGLVKYAFNDATFDLPRTSNAMASGHGEKVERGDLKPGDLIFFNIKSRRVNHVAIYLGNDRFIHAPRRGKSVTIDTLKKPYWESHYVVAKRVLPKEKNTLQVVQR; via the coding sequence ATGCGTCCATTTTTCAAGACATGGCTAACCATTTGCCTTTTGATGCCACTGGCCGCCCACGCCACCAATCGTGAGCAACGTCTTCCTAACGTTAATGGTTACACCCCAAAATCCCATGTTTCTGCTCCTTCGAGCAAAAACAAACAAACTGCCAAGCAACCGACTTCGCTGAGCAAAGCCAACAGCAAGCTTGTCCCGCCGATGGCGACCAAGGAAAGCAGCAATGTGCTGAGCCGTGCCGTCAACGTCCTCGGTACACCTTACCGTTGGGGCGGCAGCAGCCCAAGTAAAGGGTTCGATTGCAGCGGCCTGGTGAAATACGCGTTCAACGACGCCACGTTTGACCTGCCACGCACCTCGAACGCCATGGCCAGCGGTCATGGCGAGAAAGTCGAACGCGGCGACCTGAAGCCGGGCGACCTGATTTTCTTCAACATCAAGAGCCGCCGGGTCAATCACGTTGCCATCTACCTGGGCAACGACCGCTTCATCCACGCACCACGCCGTGGCAAGTCGGTGACCATCGACACCTTGAAGAAACCGTACTGGGAAAGCCACTACGTGGTTGCCAAGCGGGTTCTGCCTAAAGAGAAGAACACGCTGCAGGTTGTTCAGCGCTGA
- a CDS encoding type IV pilus twitching motility protein PilT, translated as MDITELLAFSAKQGASDLHLSAGLPPMIRVDGDVRRINLPALDHKEVQELVYDIMNDTQRVDFEKHLETDFSFDVPGVARFRVNAFNQSRGAGAVFRTIPSKVLSMEDLGMGEVFRKITDSPRGLVLVTGPTGSGKSTTLAAMIDYLNNHRHHHILTIEDPIEFVHESRKCLINQREVHRDTRSFATALRSALREDPDVILVGEMRDLETIRLALTAAETGHLVFGTLHTTSAAKTIDRIVDVFPGEEKSMVRSMLSESLLAVVSQTLVKKIGGGRIAAHEIMLGTSAIRNLIREDKVAQMYSSIQTGGNLGMQTLDMCLKELVTKGLISREHARDKARSPDNF; from the coding sequence ATGGATATCACTGAGCTGCTGGCGTTCAGCGCCAAACAAGGAGCGTCCGACTTGCACCTGTCGGCAGGCCTGCCACCGATGATTCGCGTCGACGGCGATGTGCGGCGCATCAATCTGCCAGCCCTGGATCACAAGGAAGTTCAGGAGCTGGTCTACGACATCATGAACGACACCCAGCGGGTGGATTTCGAGAAACACCTGGAAACCGACTTTTCCTTTGATGTGCCCGGCGTTGCGCGTTTCCGGGTCAATGCGTTCAACCAGAGCCGTGGCGCCGGCGCGGTGTTCCGAACGATTCCGTCGAAGGTCCTGAGCATGGAAGACCTCGGGATGGGGGAAGTGTTTCGCAAGATTACCGACTCCCCCCGTGGCCTGGTGCTGGTCACCGGCCCGACCGGTTCCGGCAAGTCCACCACCCTGGCGGCGATGATCGACTACCTGAACAACCATCGTCATCACCACATCCTGACCATTGAAGACCCGATCGAATTCGTCCACGAATCACGCAAATGCCTGATCAATCAGCGCGAAGTCCATCGCGATACCCGTAGCTTCGCCACCGCCTTGCGCTCGGCGTTGCGGGAGGATCCGGATGTGATTCTGGTGGGCGAGATGCGTGATCTGGAGACTATTCGCCTGGCGCTGACGGCTGCCGAGACTGGCCATCTGGTGTTTGGCACGTTGCACACCACGTCGGCGGCGAAAACCATCGACCGGATCGTGGATGTGTTTCCGGGGGAAGAGAAGTCGATGGTGCGTTCGATGTTGTCCGAGTCGCTGCTGGCGGTGGTATCGCAGACGCTGGTGAAGAAGATCGGCGGCGGGCGGATCGCGGCGCACGAAATCATGCTGGGAACATCGGCGATCCGTAACCTGATCCGTGAGGACAAGGTGGCGCAGATGTACTCGTCGATTCAGACCGGCGGGAATCTGGGGATGCAGACGCTGGATATGTGCTTGAAGGAGTTGGTGACCAAGGGCTTGATCAGCCGCGAGCATGCGCGGGATAAGGCGCGGTCGCCGGATAATTTTTGA
- a CDS encoding YggS family pyridoxal phosphate-dependent enzyme yields MSTIADNIELVSSRIRAAALAAHRDEHSVQLLAVSKTKPAEALREAHAAGLRDFGENYLQEALGKQLELADLPLIWHFIGPIQSNKTRAIAEHFAWVHSVDRLKIAQRLSEQRPADLPPLNICIQVNVSGEASKSGCTPADLPALANAISELPRIKLRGLMAIPEPTEDRAAQDAAFAAVQSLQASLNLPLDTLSMGMSHDLESAIAQGATWVRIGTALFGARDYGQP; encoded by the coding sequence ATGTCCACGATAGCAGACAACATTGAACTGGTTAGTTCACGCATCCGGGCTGCCGCCCTCGCCGCCCATCGTGACGAACACAGCGTCCAGCTCCTGGCCGTGAGCAAGACCAAGCCCGCCGAGGCCCTGCGCGAAGCACATGCCGCCGGCCTGCGCGACTTTGGCGAGAACTACCTGCAGGAAGCCCTGGGCAAACAGCTCGAATTGGCCGACCTGCCCTTGATCTGGCACTTCATCGGCCCCATTCAATCGAACAAGACTCGCGCTATCGCCGAGCACTTCGCTTGGGTGCATTCCGTGGATCGCTTGAAAATCGCACAACGCCTGTCCGAACAACGCCCTGCCGATCTGCCGCCACTGAACATCTGCATCCAGGTCAATGTCAGCGGTGAGGCCAGCAAATCCGGCTGCACCCCGGCCGACCTGCCGGCCCTGGCCAACGCCATCAGCGAACTGCCGCGCATCAAGCTGCGCGGGCTGATGGCGATTCCCGAGCCGACGGAAGATCGCGCCGCCCAGGACGCCGCTTTTGCTGCCGTGCAAAGCCTGCAAGCCAGCCTGAACCTGCCGCTCGACACACTTTCCATGGGCATGAGCCACGACCTTGAGTCGGCCATCGCCCAAGGCGCCACTTGGGTCCGCATCGGTACGGCCCTGTTTGGCGCCCGCGACTACGGTCAGCCTTGA
- the proC gene encoding pyrroline-5-carboxylate reductase produces MSKTRIAFIGAGNMAASLIGGLRAKGLDAAQIRASDPGAETRTKVNAEHGIEVFADNAEAIQGADVVVLAVKPQAMKAVCEAIRPSLKPDQLVVSIAAGITCASMNNWLGAQPIVRCMPNTPALLRQGVSGLFATAEVTAEQRQQAQELLSAVGIALWLDEEQQLDAVTAVSGSGPAYFFLLIEAMTAAGVKLGLPADIAAQLTLQTALGAAHMAVASDVDAAELRRRVTSPAGTTEAAIKSFQAGGFEALVEKALGAAAHRSAEMAEQLGR; encoded by the coding sequence ATGAGCAAGACTCGTATTGCCTTTATCGGTGCCGGCAACATGGCCGCCAGCCTGATCGGCGGCCTGCGCGCCAAAGGTCTGGACGCCGCGCAGATCCGCGCCAGCGATCCGGGCGCAGAAACCCGCACCAAAGTGAACGCCGAACACGGCATCGAAGTATTCGCTGACAACGCCGAGGCCATTCAAGGCGCCGACGTGGTCGTTCTGGCGGTCAAACCGCAAGCGATGAAAGCCGTGTGCGAAGCGATTCGCCCGAGCTTGAAACCGGATCAACTGGTGGTGTCCATCGCTGCCGGCATCACCTGCGCCAGCATGAACAACTGGCTCGGCGCACAACCGATCGTGCGCTGCATGCCCAATACCCCGGCGCTGCTGCGTCAGGGCGTGAGCGGTTTGTTCGCCACCGCCGAAGTCACCGCAGAACAGCGCCAACAGGCGCAAGAACTGCTGTCGGCCGTGGGCATCGCCTTGTGGCTGGATGAAGAGCAGCAACTGGACGCCGTCACCGCCGTCTCCGGCTCGGGCCCTGCGTACTTCTTCCTGTTGATCGAAGCCATGACCGCCGCCGGCGTGAAGCTCGGCCTGCCGGCGGACATCGCTGCCCAACTGACCCTGCAAACTGCCTTGGGCGCCGCACACATGGCGGTTGCCAGCGATGTCGACGCGGCTGAACTGCGTCGCCGTGTGACATCGCCGGCGGGCACCACAGAAGCTGCAATCAAATCGTTCCAGGCTGGCGGCTTCGAAGCGCTGGTAGAAAAAGCACTCGGCGCCGCTGCGCACCGCTCGGCCGAGATGGCTGAGCAGCTCGGTCGCTAA
- a CDS encoding YggT family protein — protein sequence MLGLNDAAIFIIKTLGSLYLLIVLLRFILQLVRANFYNPLCQFIVKATQPLLKPLRRVIPSMFGLDMSSLVLALIVQMLLIAVIVSLKGFMVDWVLLVPWALIALFSLFLNIIFWAMIISVILSWVAPGSHNPGAELVAQITEPVLAPFRRIIPNLGGLDISPIFAFIVIQLLQSWLIPRLAYFALMPQGLLGLI from the coding sequence ATGCTAGGACTCAACGACGCTGCCATTTTCATCATCAAGACCCTGGGCAGCCTGTATCTGCTGATTGTGCTGTTGCGCTTCATCCTGCAACTGGTCCGGGCGAACTTCTACAACCCGCTCTGCCAGTTCATCGTCAAGGCTACCCAGCCGCTGCTCAAGCCTCTGCGCCGGGTCATCCCGAGCATGTTCGGGCTGGATATGTCGTCACTGGTGCTGGCGCTGATCGTGCAAATGCTGCTGATCGCGGTCATCGTGTCGCTCAAAGGCTTCATGGTCGATTGGGTGCTGCTGGTGCCGTGGGCGCTGATTGCGCTGTTCTCGCTGTTTTTGAATATTATTTTCTGGGCGATGATCATCAGCGTGATTCTGTCCTGGGTCGCACCGGGTAGCCACAATCCGGGCGCCGAGCTGGTCGCGCAGATTACTGAACCGGTACTGGCCCCATTCCGCCGGATCATTCCGAACCTGGGCGGCCTCGATATCTCGCCGATCTTCGCGTTCATCGTGATCCAGTTGCTGCAAAGCTGGCTGATTCCGCGACTGGCGTACTTTGCCCTGATGCCTCAAGGGCTGCTCGGTTTGATCTGA
- the metX gene encoding homoserine O-succinyltransferase MetX, with protein sequence MPTAFPADSVGLVTPQVAHFSEPLALACGRSLPAYDLIYETYGTLNATASNAVLICHALSGHHHAAGFHSPDDRKPGWWDSCIGPGKPIDTNKFFVVSLNNLGGCNGSTGPSSVNPETGKPFGADFPVLTVEDWVHSQARLADRIGISQWAAVIGGSLGGMQAMQWSITYPDRIRHCLAIASAPKLSAQNIAFNEVARQAILTDPEFHGGSFQEAGVIPKRGLMLARMVGHITYLSDDSMGEKFGRGLKSEKLNYDFHSVEFQVESYLRYQGEEFSGRFDANTYLLMTKALDYFDPAANFDDDLAKTFAGASAKFCVMSFTTDWRFSPARSRELVDALMAAKKDVCYLEIDAPQGHDAFLIPIPRYLQAFSNYMNRITL encoded by the coding sequence ATGCCAACTGCCTTTCCCGCCGATTCTGTTGGTCTGGTGACGCCGCAAGTGGCGCACTTCAGTGAACCCCTGGCCCTGGCCTGTGGCCGTTCGCTCCCAGCGTATGACCTGATTTACGAAACCTACGGCACGCTGAACGCCACGGCGAGCAACGCCGTGCTGATCTGTCACGCCTTGTCCGGTCACCATCACGCCGCCGGCTTCCACAGCCCCGACGACCGCAAACCCGGTTGGTGGGACAGCTGCATCGGCCCCGGCAAGCCGATCGACACCAACAAGTTCTTCGTGGTCAGCCTGAACAACCTCGGCGGTTGCAACGGCTCCACGGGCCCGAGCAGCGTCAACCCGGAAACCGGAAAGCCGTTCGGCGCCGATTTCCCGGTGCTGACCGTGGAAGACTGGGTGCACAGCCAGGCGCGCCTGGCCGACCGGATCGGCATCAGCCAATGGGCCGCCGTGATTGGTGGCAGCCTCGGCGGCATGCAGGCGATGCAATGGAGCATCACCTACCCCGATCGCATTCGTCACTGCCTGGCCATTGCCTCGGCACCGAAACTGTCGGCACAGAACATCGCCTTCAACGAAGTCGCACGCCAGGCAATCCTCACCGACCCCGAATTCCACGGTGGTTCGTTCCAGGAAGCGGGCGTGATCCCCAAGCGCGGCTTGATGCTGGCGCGGATGGTCGGGCACATCACTTATCTGTCCGATGACTCGATGGGCGAAAAATTCGGCCGCGGCCTGAAGAGCGAAAAGCTCAACTACGACTTCCACAGCGTCGAGTTCCAGGTTGAAAGCTACCTGCGTTATCAGGGCGAAGAGTTCTCCGGGCGTTTCGATGCCAACACTTACCTGCTGATGACCAAGGCGCTGGACTACTTCGACCCGGCAGCAAACTTCGACGATGACCTGGCGAAAACCTTCGCCGGCGCTTCGGCCAAGTTCTGCGTGATGTCCTTCACCACCGACTGGCGCTTCTCCCCGGCCCGCTCGCGGGAACTGGTGGACGCGCTGATGGCGGCCAAGAAAGACGTCTGCTACCTCGAGATCGACGCTCCGCAAGGCCACGACGCCTTCCTGATTCCGATCCCGCGTTACTTGCAGGCGTTCAGCAATTACATGAACCGCATTACGTTGTGA
- the metW gene encoding methionine biosynthesis protein MetW — MRADLEIIQEWIPAGSRVLDLGCGDGELLTWLRDNKQVTGYGLENDPDNIAECVAKGINVIEQDLDKGLGNFASNSFDVVVMTQALQAVHYPDKILDEMLRVGRQCIITFPNFGHWRCRWYLASKGRMPVSEFLPYTWYNTPNIHFCTFEDFEALCREREAKVIDRLAVDQQHRHGWASKLWPNLLGEIGIYRVSSPGLQDHKVAV; from the coding sequence ATGAGAGCTGATCTGGAAATCATCCAGGAATGGATCCCCGCCGGCAGCCGCGTGCTCGACCTCGGTTGCGGTGACGGCGAGCTGCTGACGTGGCTGCGCGACAACAAACAAGTCACCGGCTACGGCCTGGAAAACGACCCGGACAACATCGCCGAGTGCGTGGCCAAGGGCATCAACGTGATCGAGCAGGACCTGGACAAGGGCCTGGGCAACTTTGCCAGCAACAGTTTCGACGTCGTGGTCATGACCCAGGCGCTGCAAGCCGTGCATTACCCGGACAAGATCCTCGACGAAATGCTGCGGGTCGGTCGCCAATGCATCATCACCTTCCCCAACTTCGGTCACTGGCGCTGCCGCTGGTACCTGGCGAGCAAGGGCCGGATGCCGGTGTCCGAGTTTCTGCCGTACACCTGGTACAACACGCCGAACATCCACTTTTGCACTTTCGAAGACTTTGAAGCACTTTGCCGCGAACGTGAAGCCAAGGTCATTGATCGGCTTGCCGTGGATCAACAGCATCGGCACGGGTGGGCCAGTAAGCTATGGCCTAATCTGTTAGGTGAGATCGGTATTTACCGCGTCAGCAGTCCAGGACTGCAGGATCACAAGGTCGCGGTCTGA
- a CDS encoding DUF4426 domain-containing protein, with amino-acid sequence MGRLALFLLTACLSVTAMAADVIKGERKETFGDVTVHYNTFNSTFLTPDIAKSAELVRSKNQGVINVSVIKDGKPLVSNVSGTVKDLTSQSVPLKFKQITEQGAIYYIAQYPVEQQEVRTFDIKVQTGDKTNTISFQQELFPGQ; translated from the coding sequence ATGGGTCGTCTAGCGTTATTTCTACTCACTGCCTGCCTGAGCGTTACCGCCATGGCCGCCGACGTCATCAAGGGCGAGCGCAAGGAAACCTTCGGTGACGTGACGGTGCATTACAACACCTTCAACTCCACGTTCCTGACACCGGACATTGCCAAGTCCGCCGAACTGGTCCGCAGCAAGAACCAGGGCGTGATCAACGTCTCGGTGATCAAGGATGGCAAACCGCTGGTCTCTAACGTCAGCGGCACGGTCAAAGACCTCACCAGCCAAAGTGTGCCGTTGAAATTCAAGCAGATCACCGAACAAGGCGCGATCTACTACATCGCGCAATACCCTGTGGAGCAACAGGAAGTCCGCACCTTCGATATCAAAGTGCAGACCGGCGATAAAACCAACACCATCAGTTTCCAACAAGAGCTTTTCCCCGGCCAATGA
- the rdgB gene encoding RdgB/HAM1 family non-canonical purine NTP pyrophosphatase has product MMNFTQLVLASHNAGKLKELQAMLGDSVHLRSIGEFSSVEPEETGLSFVENAILKARNAARISGLPALADDSGLAVDFLGGAPGIYSARYADGKGDAANNAKLLDALKDVPQAERGAQFVCVLALVRHADDPLPILCEGLWHGRILTQASGEHGFGYDPLFWVPERDCSSAELSPSDKNLISHRARAMDLLRQRLGLK; this is encoded by the coding sequence ATGATGAATTTCACGCAACTCGTACTGGCCAGCCACAACGCCGGCAAACTCAAGGAACTCCAGGCCATGCTCGGCGACTCGGTGCATCTGCGCTCGATCGGCGAGTTCAGCAGCGTCGAGCCTGAAGAAACCGGTCTGTCGTTCGTCGAGAACGCCATTCTCAAGGCCCGCAATGCCGCGCGCATTTCCGGCCTGCCGGCGTTGGCCGACGACTCCGGGCTGGCGGTGGATTTCCTTGGCGGCGCACCGGGTATCTACTCGGCTCGTTACGCTGACGGCAAAGGCGATGCGGCGAACAACGCCAAACTGCTCGACGCCTTGAAAGACGTGCCGCAAGCCGAGCGCGGCGCGCAGTTCGTCTGCGTGCTGGCGCTGGTGCGCCACGCTGATGATCCGCTGCCGATCCTCTGCGAAGGGCTGTGGCATGGGCGCATCCTGACCCAAGCCAGTGGCGAGCACGGTTTCGGTTACGATCCGCTGTTCTGGGTGCCAGAGCGCGATTGCTCCAGCGCCGAGCTGAGCCCGAGCGACAAGAACCTCATCAGCCACCGCGCCCGTGCAATGGATCTGCTGCGCCAGCGTCTGGGCTTGAAATGA
- the hemW gene encoding radical SAM family heme chaperone HemW — translation MTRESSAPPLIYGGGAQSPRAALPVLPPLALYIHIPWCVRKCPYCDFNSHTASPVLPEEEYVDALLADLDQDLHAVYGRELSSIFFGGGTPSLFSAEALGRLLKGVEQRIPFAGDIEITLEANPGTFEQEKFVAYRALGINRLSIGIQSFQEEKLKALGRIHNGDEAVRAAGMARQAGFDNFNLDLMHGLPDQSLDDALSDLRQAIALKPTHLSWYQLTLEPNTVFWNQPPVLPEDDTLWDIQEAGQALLAEHGYAQYEVSAYALPGRPARHNLNYWSFGDFIGIGAGAHGKLSHPDGRIVRTWKTRLPKDYLNPAKSFKAGEKALTNDELPFDFLMNALRLTDGVESRLYPERTGLSLESLAEGRREAEQSGLLQVEPSRLAATERGQLFLNDLLQTFLS, via the coding sequence ATGACCCGTGAATCATCCGCGCCACCGCTGATCTACGGCGGCGGCGCACAATCACCTCGGGCTGCGCTTCCCGTGCTGCCGCCCCTGGCGCTGTACATCCACATCCCGTGGTGTGTGCGCAAATGCCCTTATTGCGACTTCAACTCCCACACCGCAAGCCCCGTGCTGCCGGAAGAAGAGTACGTCGACGCCTTGCTAGCGGACCTTGATCAGGATTTGCACGCGGTCTACGGCCGCGAGTTGAGCTCGATCTTCTTTGGTGGTGGCACGCCGAGCCTGTTCAGCGCCGAAGCCTTGGGCCGCCTGCTCAAAGGCGTCGAGCAACGGATTCCGTTTGCCGGCGACATTGAAATCACCCTGGAGGCCAATCCAGGCACGTTCGAGCAAGAGAAGTTCGTCGCCTACCGCGCGCTGGGCATCAATCGGCTATCGATCGGCATCCAGAGCTTTCAGGAAGAGAAACTCAAGGCACTGGGGCGGATTCACAACGGCGATGAAGCGGTGCGAGCCGCCGGCATGGCGCGCCAGGCCGGGTTCGATAACTTCAACCTGGACTTGATGCACGGTTTGCCCGATCAGTCGCTGGACGACGCCCTGAGTGATCTGCGCCAGGCCATCGCCCTGAAGCCGACCCACTTGTCCTGGTACCAGCTGACGCTGGAGCCGAACACGGTGTTCTGGAACCAGCCGCCTGTGCTGCCGGAAGACGACACGCTGTGGGACATTCAGGAAGCCGGCCAGGCGCTGCTCGCCGAGCACGGTTACGCACAATACGAAGTCTCGGCGTATGCCCTGCCCGGTCGTCCGGCGCGGCATAACCTCAATTACTGGAGCTTCGGCGACTTCATCGGCATCGGTGCCGGTGCCCACGGCAAGCTCAGTCATCCGGACGGGCGCATCGTGCGCACCTGGAAGACGCGCCTGCCGAAGGATTACCTGAACCCGGCGAAAAGCTTCAAGGCTGGCGAGAAAGCGCTGACCAACGATGAACTGCCGTTCGATTTTCTGATGAACGCTTTGCGCCTGACTGATGGCGTGGAATCACGGCTGTATCCAGAGCGCACCGGGCTGAGCCTGGAAAGCCTCGCCGAAGGCCGCCGCGAAGCCGAACAAAGCGGCCTGTTGCAGGTCGAACCGTCACGCCTGGCGGCCACCGAGCGCGGGCAATTGTTCCTCAATGACTTGCTGCAAACATTTCTGAGCTGA
- a CDS encoding DUF3392 domain-containing protein, protein MDLILDLLATVSRWSRSNLSEISLALVGCLLVLFGADIKAWIDQRLGSIAGALRVPLLALVCMIGSGAALIYATPWIVRGLSQFNNYSLAPVLLVVLVLIGVVADRR, encoded by the coding sequence ATGGATTTGATACTCGACCTGCTCGCCACCGTCTCCCGCTGGAGCCGCAGTAACCTGTCGGAAATCTCTCTGGCGCTGGTGGGGTGTTTGCTGGTGCTGTTCGGCGCGGACATCAAAGCCTGGATCGATCAACGCCTGGGTAGCATCGCCGGCGCTTTGCGCGTCCCGTTGCTCGCGCTGGTGTGCATGATCGGCAGCGGTGCCGCGCTGATCTACGCCACACCGTGGATCGTTCGTGGTTTGAGCCAGTTCAACAACTACAGCCTGGCGCCGGTGTTGTTGGTGGTGTTGGTGCTGATTGGCGTCGTCGCCGACCGCCGCTGA